A genomic segment from Acidimicrobiales bacterium encodes:
- a CDS encoding ATP-binding protein: MPAAPESVRMARHFVEARLRECTSPALVDDATLLTTELAANAVRHSRTDHIELSIDWDDDRVRVAVADGSPVPPTVLHPDPLAPGGRGLQLVDALATRWGFERRPEGKVVWFELSA; the protein is encoded by the coding sequence ATCCCCGCAGCGCCCGAGAGCGTTCGCATGGCACGCCACTTCGTCGAGGCGCGTCTGCGGGAGTGCACGTCGCCCGCGCTGGTGGACGACGCCACCCTCCTCACCACCGAGCTGGCCGCCAACGCCGTCCGCCACAGCCGGACGGACCACATCGAGCTGTCCATCGACTGGGACGACGACCGGGTGCGGGTGGCCGTCGCGGACGGGTCGCCGGTGCCGCCGACCGTGCTCCACCCCGACCCCCTCGCGCCCGGTGGGCGCGGCCTCCAGCTGGTCGACGCCCTCGCCACCCGGTGGGGCTTCGAGCGCCGGCCGGAGGGCAAGGTCGTGTGGTTCGAGCTGTCCGCCTGA